The Littorina saxatilis isolate snail1 linkage group LG13, US_GU_Lsax_2.0, whole genome shotgun sequence genome contains a region encoding:
- the LOC138946348 gene encoding P2R1A-PPP2R2A-interacting phosphatase regulator 1-like isoform X1: MSQASASNMEVDPPSSSGVQPSSGGTLKRSNSAPMINMLVATSQSVEVSPSSSFKPADASRLRRLSSSNMGVNAASNLPAPKSTDRVNQIKHEENNITDRETQHEKEVHYSWQVTNSWDGLSLATPDSVMSESHRRPRSFSESLHIMTSPSLLCGSPSPTRIIKQCFSPSMRAPVKNTTFTPSPSPSPTRKSFIRCSGVFRSLSPIATQAPPLKRKLESDGGDRFDYLSPPKKFHTGPSTPDRNLPHPLAHSISSSSLEESSPEQTVPRSCLPPGPHPRPPLASHPPHPHHHHHAQSHSSTMHHQHHKAFMPVAADLTDIHMADSETSEFVEHTEMSDLGKHAIGEHTSQGGGFTPIHPDRV, encoded by the exons ATGAGTCAGGCTTCAGCATCCAATATGGAAGTTGATCCACCATCGTCATCTGGTGTCCAGCCGAGTTCAGGAGGTACACTGAAAAGGTCGAACAGTGCCCCCATGATCAACATGCTTGTTGCAACTTCACAAAGTGTAGAAGTCAG CCCGTCGTCGTCTTTCAAGCCCGCGGATGCATCACGTTTGCGGCGTCTGAGTTCCAGCAACATGGGTGTCAATGCTGCTTCCAAC CTACCAGCACCAAAGTCCACCGACAGAGTCAACCAGATAAAGCATGAAGAAAACAACataacagacagagaaacacagcATGAAAA AGAGGTGCACTATTCTTGGCAAGTCACAAACTCTTGGGATGGGCTGTCTCTG GCAACCCCAGATTCTGTGATGTCGGAAAGTCATCGTCGGCCGAGGTCTTTCAGCGAGTCGCTGCACATCATGACGTCGCCCAGTCTTCTCTGTGGCTCACCGTCTCCCACACGCATCATAAAG CAATGCTTTTCCCCATCTATGCGAGCGCCAGTGAAGAACACAACCTTTACCCCCAGTCCGAGTCCTAGTCCAACACGCAAAAGTTTCATCAG GTGTTCTGGTGTTTTCAGAAGTCTCAGCCCCATCGCCACCCAGGCTCCACCCCTCAAGAGGAAGT TGGAGTCGGATGGAGGTGACCGCTTTGACTACCTGAGTCCACCCAAGAAGTTCCACACAGGTCCCAGCACACCTGACAGAAACCTGCCCCACCCTCTGGCACACAG CATCTCCTCCAGCAGCCTTGAAGAGAGCAGTCCGGAACAGACCGTCCCTCGCAGTTGTCTCCCCCCAGGCCCTCACCCCCGGCCCCCTCTCGCCTCCCACCCCCCACATccccaccatcatcaccacgcGCAATCCCACTCCTCCACCATGCACCACCAGCACCACAAGGCATTCATGCCGGTGGCCGCCGATTTGACGGACATTCACATGGCAGATTCGGAGACTTCAGAGTTTGTGGAGCACACGGAGATGTCGGATCTTGGGAAGCATGCGATCGGAGAGCACACGTCTCAGGGCGGGGGCTTCACTCCGATTCATCCCGATAGGGTATGA
- the LOC138946348 gene encoding P2R1A-PPP2R2A-interacting phosphatase regulator 1-like isoform X2: MSQASASNMEVDPPSSSGVQPSSGGTLKRSNSAPMINMLVATSQSVEVSPSSSFKPADASRLRRLSSSNMGVNAASNLPAPKSTDRVNQIKHEENNITDRETQHEKEVHYSWQVTNSWDGLSLATPDSVMSESHRRPRSFSESLHIMTSPSLLCGSPSPTRIIKQCFSPSMRAPVKNTTFTPSPSPSPTRKSFIRSLSPIATQAPPLKRKLESDGGDRFDYLSPPKKFHTGPSTPDRNLPHPLAHSISSSSLEESSPEQTVPRSCLPPGPHPRPPLASHPPHPHHHHHAQSHSSTMHHQHHKAFMPVAADLTDIHMADSETSEFVEHTEMSDLGKHAIGEHTSQGGGFTPIHPDRV; the protein is encoded by the exons ATGAGTCAGGCTTCAGCATCCAATATGGAAGTTGATCCACCATCGTCATCTGGTGTCCAGCCGAGTTCAGGAGGTACACTGAAAAGGTCGAACAGTGCCCCCATGATCAACATGCTTGTTGCAACTTCACAAAGTGTAGAAGTCAG CCCGTCGTCGTCTTTCAAGCCCGCGGATGCATCACGTTTGCGGCGTCTGAGTTCCAGCAACATGGGTGTCAATGCTGCTTCCAAC CTACCAGCACCAAAGTCCACCGACAGAGTCAACCAGATAAAGCATGAAGAAAACAACataacagacagagaaacacagcATGAAAA AGAGGTGCACTATTCTTGGCAAGTCACAAACTCTTGGGATGGGCTGTCTCTG GCAACCCCAGATTCTGTGATGTCGGAAAGTCATCGTCGGCCGAGGTCTTTCAGCGAGTCGCTGCACATCATGACGTCGCCCAGTCTTCTCTGTGGCTCACCGTCTCCCACACGCATCATAAAG CAATGCTTTTCCCCATCTATGCGAGCGCCAGTGAAGAACACAACCTTTACCCCCAGTCCGAGTCCTAGTCCAACACGCAAAAGTTTCATCAG AAGTCTCAGCCCCATCGCCACCCAGGCTCCACCCCTCAAGAGGAAGT TGGAGTCGGATGGAGGTGACCGCTTTGACTACCTGAGTCCACCCAAGAAGTTCCACACAGGTCCCAGCACACCTGACAGAAACCTGCCCCACCCTCTGGCACACAG CATCTCCTCCAGCAGCCTTGAAGAGAGCAGTCCGGAACAGACCGTCCCTCGCAGTTGTCTCCCCCCAGGCCCTCACCCCCGGCCCCCTCTCGCCTCCCACCCCCCACATccccaccatcatcaccacgcGCAATCCCACTCCTCCACCATGCACCACCAGCACCACAAGGCATTCATGCCGGTGGCCGCCGATTTGACGGACATTCACATGGCAGATTCGGAGACTTCAGAGTTTGTGGAGCACACGGAGATGTCGGATCTTGGGAAGCATGCGATCGGAGAGCACACGTCTCAGGGCGGGGGCTTCACTCCGATTCATCCCGATAGGGTATGA